The window GCAGTGATCAGGGAGAGTGCATAAATAATATACTCCTAGCTATTTGGGAACACATTGAAAGTTATGATATTGAAAAGGGAAGTTTTAAAAACTGGCTAGCGGGTGTTTCACGTTTTAAATGCTTAGAATATAAGCGGAAATATCTTAAAAACTTAGAGTATGAAAATATTGATGACTTGGTGATTGGGATTGAAGATAATACTTCAGAAAATATACTGAGAAAAGAATTGAAAGATGAGATTGAAAAACTTTTGGCTTGCCTTAAGGATGAAGACCAAATGATATTTAAGAAACTCTATATAGATGGCAGTAGCATAGAAGATATAAGCAAAGAATGTGCTATGAGTAGTGCTGTTATTTACAATAGAATTTCTAGAGGAAAAAAGAAAATTAGAAAATTATCAGAAAGCAGAGGATGATTAATATGAGTAAAGATATATATGAATTATTAAACGATGCTAATACAGATTTATCAGAATATGAAGGACGAGAGTTAAATGATTTAGAAAAGA of the Tissierellales bacterium genome contains:
- a CDS encoding sigma-70 family RNA polymerase sigma factor, with protein sequence MKIDEENFIKLLIRRDERAMDYVIESYGWLIKSIVQKHLYSFSSDQGECINNILLAIWEHIESYDIEKGSFKNWLAGVSRFKCLEYKRKYLKNLEYENIDDLVIGIEDNTSENILRKELKDEIEKLLACLKDEDQMIFKKLYIDGSSIEDISKECAMSSAVIYNRISRGKKKIRKLSESRG